In Cytophagia bacterium CHB2, the DNA window TCAACCGATAGAGTATTTCGCCCGCTTTGGGAACGTAGAGAATGCCCTCGTCTTCGCGATCCTGCCATTCCTCGACGTTAATTGAACTAGGATCGCAATACCCGAGGTTGATGCTGCGGCACACCTTTTCGGGAATCTGCGTGGCAAGTATGACGTTCATGCGCGGCTTTTCCACACCGTTCTCGAACGTTCCCACGCCTTTCACATGGGTGGAGTGCGCCATGATGCCGCCGGGAACATCTTTGAACTTGTCCATTTGCTTGAGAAAGTAATCGCGCACGTGATAGCCGATGCGCTGGATTTCTTTGCCGTGCGATACCGAGACTTCCTTGATATGCGGCGCATAGATGATCAATTCGCCGTCCTCAGCAACTACAGGTTCCAGTTTGTAGGTGCACTTGCCGCCCACCCACAAATCATTATACATCGGCGGCGCGCAAGATAGAACTTTCTTAAATGGGCGGTCTTTGTAAATCAGGTGAATTTTTTCAGAGAGGTCAGCAGCCGCGTTCCAGGCCTCTTCCGGAGCGCCAATGTACAAACCGGCGAGATCCTTGCCTTTCACCACCAAACTCAGGCACATGCGCTCCACCGGTACGAGGGAGGCCGCGCGATCAACCACTTTGCGTACCGGCGTGTGCTTGGTGCCGATGATCACCGGGCTGGTGATGAGCGCGCCCAACCAGTGAAACATGTCGATGATCTCGCCGCCCGCGATTCCGGGGAAGAGGTATTTGTTGCCGCCGGAGAAGCCCACCACTTCGTGCGGGAAGGTGGGTCCAATGATCATGAGCAGATCATAATCAAAAATCATTCTGTTGATTGTGACCGGAACAGGTTCGTGCATCATGCCGCTGGAGATTTCCGCGACTTCTTCGGCGGAAATTGTGCCGAGCAGGCGAAGTTGCTGGGGATCATTCCAGGCGTGATTGAAAATGCGCGCCTTGGGATATTTCGTGCGCAATTCCTCTGCGGTGGCGCCGAGCCGCTGCGTGATGCCGGCTTCGTTCAACGCCGGATGCGTGCCGAGTGCAATGAGAAAATCCAACTGTGCCGCACGCGCCGCCAGCAATTGATACACGCTGCGAAACATCAAGTCAATCGGCGCGCTGCGCGTGTTGTCGGGAATAATCGCCAGAATGCGCTTGCCGTTGAGGTTTCTGCTTTCGAACGCCTGGCCGCACAATTCCAAAACCTGCGCGGCACTCAGCGTTTCTTGGGGAGAGCCTTTGCCGATGATCATGATTATTTCAATTGTTGTATTTGCCGGCAGTCACGTCGCCACCGCGGCCGGTCCAATTGGTGTGAAAGAACTGACCGCGCGGCTGATCAATTCGTTCGTAAGTGTGCGCGCCGAAATAATCGCGCTGCGCCTGCAGCAAATTCGCCGGCAGGCGTTCCTGGCGGTAGCCGTCAAAAAAGTTCAATGCCGAAGCCATGGCGGGAATGGCAATACCCAGCTCGGTGGCCTGCATCACCACGCGGCGCCATGCCGCCTGCGCTGCCATCACTTGTTCGCTGAAGAAAGAGTCCATCAACAAATTGGTGAGATGGGGATTGCGCTGAAAGGCGTTGCGAATGTCGCCCAGAAAAACTGAGCGGATGATGCAGCCGCCGCGCCACATCAGCGCGATGCCGCCGTAGTTCAAGTTCCATTTGTATTGCTGAGCAGCGGCGCGTAGCAACATGTAGCCTTGCGCATACGAGATGATTTTCGCCGCGTACATCGCTTGTTCAAGATCGTCGACAAATTTTTCCTTGTTACCCTCGAATTTCACCGCTGGTCCTTTGAGCATCTTCGCGGCTTGCACGCGTTCATCTTTCATCGCGGAAAGCGAGCGCGCGTAAACCGCCTCGCTGACCAGCGTGATCGGAATGCCCAAATCCATCGAAGAAATGACGGTCCACTTGCCGGTGCCTTTTTGCCCGGCGGCATCGAGAATGAGATCGACCACGGCGGCGCCGTTCTCGTCGTGATAGCTCAGAATGTCGCGCGTGATTTCGATGAGATAGGAATCGAGTTTGCCCTTATTGAAGCGCGCGAAAACATGATGCATTTCTTCATTGCTCATGCCCAGGCCGCGCTTCATCAGATCGTAGGCCTCGCAAATGAGCTGCATGTCGCCGTATTCGATGCCGTTGTGCACCATTTTCACGTAATGGCCGGCGCCGTTTTCGCCGACCCAATCGCAACACGGCTCGCCATTCACTTTCGCGGCAATGGCTTGAAAGATCGGTTTTACCGCTTCCCAAGCCTTGGGACTGCCGCCCGGCATGATCGAAGGTCCATGGCGTGCGCCCTCTTCGCCGCCCGAAACTCCAGTGCCGATGTAGAGCAAGCCTTTGTTCTCCACATATTGCGTGCGGCGCATGGTGTCTTCATAATTGGAATTGCCGCCGTCGATAATGATGTCGCCGGATTCGAGGTGGGGAAGGAGCAACTCGATGAAATCATCCACCGGTTGTCCGGCCTTCACCATCAACATCACACGGCGCGGCTTTTTCAAATTGCCAAGCAATTCCTCAATCGTGTGTGCGCCGATCACCTGCGTGTCTTTGGCGCTGCTCTGCAGGAAGTCGTCGACCTTCGAAGTCGTGCGGTTGTAAACTGCAACGGTATAGCCGTGATCATTCATGTTCAG includes these proteins:
- a CDS encoding DUF2088 domain-containing protein, which codes for MIIGKGSPQETLSAAQVLELCGQAFESRNLNGKRILAIIPDNTRSAPIDLMFRSVYQLLAARAAQLDFLIALGTHPALNEAGITQRLGATAEELRTKYPKARIFNHAWNDPQQLRLLGTISAEEVAEISSGMMHEPVPVTINRMIFDYDLLMIIGPTFPHEVVGFSGGNKYLFPGIAGGEIIDMFHWLGALITSPVIIGTKHTPVRKVVDRAASLVPVERMCLSLVVKGKDLAGLYIGAPEEAWNAAADLSEKIHLIYKDRPFKKVLSCAPPMYNDLWVGGKCTYKLEPVVAEDGELIIYAPHIKEVSVSHGKEIQRIGYHVRDYFLKQMDKFKDVPGGIMAHSTHVKGVGTFENGVEKPRMNVILATQIPEKVCRSINLGYCDPSSINVEEWQDREDEGILYVPKAGEILYRLKNDPFKLVK
- the gnd gene encoding decarboxylating NADP(+)-dependent phosphogluconate dehydrogenase, which gives rise to MSAKADIGLIGLAVMGQNLVLNMNDHGYTVAVYNRTTSKVDDFLQSSAKDTQVIGAHTIEELLGNLKKPRRVMLMVKAGQPVDDFIELLLPHLESGDIIIDGGNSNYEDTMRRTQYVENKGLLYIGTGVSGGEEGARHGPSIMPGGSPKAWEAVKPIFQAIAAKVNGEPCCDWVGENGAGHYVKMVHNGIEYGDMQLICEAYDLMKRGLGMSNEEMHHVFARFNKGKLDSYLIEITRDILSYHDENGAAVVDLILDAAGQKGTGKWTVISSMDLGIPITLVSEAVYARSLSAMKDERVQAAKMLKGPAVKFEGNKEKFVDDLEQAMYAAKIISYAQGYMLLRAAAQQYKWNLNYGGIALMWRGGCIIRSVFLGDIRNAFQRNPHLTNLLMDSFFSEQVMAAQAAWRRVVMQATELGIAIPAMASALNFFDGYRQERLPANLLQAQRDYFGAHTYERIDQPRGQFFHTNWTGRGGDVTAGKYNN